A single window of Zea mays cultivar B73 chromosome 10, Zm-B73-REFERENCE-NAM-5.0, whole genome shotgun sequence DNA harbors:
- the LOC100272851 gene encoding eukaryotic translation initiation factor 3 subunit 3, whose protein sequence is MANSAAPGGVRSFLQAVSTVTEETRTPLRVVQMEGLAVLKIIKHCEEFAPALVTGQLLGLDVGSVLEVTNCFPFPMREEDDEADADGANYQLEMMRCLREVNVDNNTIGWYQSCLLGSFQTVELIETFMNYQESIRRCVCIVYDPSRSSQGVLALKALKLTDSFMDLYRNNGLTGEKLREKKLSWVDIFEEIPIKVSNSALVSAFMKELEPESPVTQCDLDRLKLSTAPFMERNLEFLIGCMDDLSSEQNKFQYYNRNLSRQQSQQQAWLQKRRQENMARKAAGEEPLPEEDPSNPIFKPIPEPSRLEGYLVTNQISSYCNHINGVAGQNFDRLYLMKALHED, encoded by the exons ATGGCTAACT CAGCGGCACCGGGAGGAGTGAGGTCGTTCCTGCAGGCCGTGTCTACGGTCACCGAGGAGACGCGGACGCCGCTCCGTGTCGTCCAGATGGAGGGCCTG GCTGTACTGAAGATCATTAAGCACTGTGAGGAGTTTGCGCCTGCTTTAGTTACAGGTCAATTGCTTGGTTTGGATGTCGGTAGTGTTCTGGAAGTGACCAACTGTTTTCCATTCCCT ATGAGGGAAGAGGATGATGAAGCAGATGCAGATGGTGCCAATTATCAGCTTGAGATGATGAGGTGTTTGAGGGAAGTTAATGTTGACAACAATACTATTGGATG GTATCAGTCTTGCTTGCTTGGATCTTTTCAAACTGTGGAACTGATTGAAACATTTATGAACTATCAG GAGAGCATAAGGAGATGTGTGTGCATTGTCTATGACCCATCTAGATCTAGTCAAGGCGTGCTAGCTCTCAAAGCCTTAAAGCTTACAGACTCGTTTATGGATCTTTACCGTAACAATGGTTTAACTGGGGAGAA GTTAAGAGAGAAGAAATTGTCCTGGGTTGATATTTTTGAGGAGATACCA ATAAAAGTTTCCAACTCAGCGCTTGTCAGTGCCTTCATGAAGGAGCTGGAACCTGAATCACCTGTTACTCAG TGTGACCTGGACCGACTTAAATTGTCAACTGCCCCCTTTATGGAAAGGAACTTGGAATTTCTGATTGGGTGCATGGATGATCTTTCATCAGAGCAGAACAAG TTCCAATATTATAACCGCAACCTCTCAAGACAACAGTCACAGCAGCAGGCATGGCTTCAAAAGAGAAG GCAGGAGAACATGGCAAGAAAAGCAGCTGGCGAGGAGCCACTGCCAGAAGAAGATCCATCCAATCCTATATTTAAGCCTATTCCTGAGCCATCACGATTGGAAGGCTATCTTGTAACCAATCAGATCTCCAGTTACTGCAACCATATCAACGG GGTTGCTGGTCAGAATTTCGACAGGCTATACCTGATGAAGGCCTTGCATGAGGATTAG
- the LOC109943192 gene encoding uncharacterized protein: MLAKLLECWPDMEYDVSDCKQILLPFSFLGHFTLYVLNMDTRSIYIMESMPIPSWFKGDHPSMHYIHNIHYIANNMNAAMELANPTWKDDIYMWRRIVPTWVPRTLNWDLSGFLVINFMHDWNGIRLPCICTNGNDLRTKFLVELLKYKDNESKDNIPEEIQEIIRHIR; the protein is encoded by the exons ATGTTGGCAAAATTATTAGAATGTTGGCCTGACATGGAGTACGATGTTTCAGATTGCAAACAA ATTCTATTGCCCTTTTCTTTCTTGGGTCACTTCACCTTATATGTACTTAACATGGACACTAGAAGCATCTATATAATGGAATCCATGCCTATACCATCATGGTTTAAGGGTGATCATCCTAGCATGCATTATATTCATAATATACATTATATTGCCAATAATATGAATGCTGCCATGGAATTGGCCAATCCTACATGGAAAGACGATATTTATATGTGGCGTCGTATAGTACCAACATGGGTTCCAAGAACATTAAACTG GGATTTATCTGGCTTTCTTGTTATCAACTTTATGCACGATTGGAATGGTATAAGGTTACCCTGCATTTGCACT AATGGGAATGACCTGAGGACCAAATTCTTAGTAGAATTATTGAAGTACAAGGACAATGAATCCAAAGACAATATTCCAGAAGAAATACAAGAAATTATTAGGCACATCAGATAG
- the LOC103641569 gene encoding uncharacterized protein has protein sequence MGQQITDRRDLYTTLKGLERQIKLAAKHKELYQGKWSNLDVASWPVIEKITTQMQTDGVSCGLWMINYMEYWTGSSLSDNVTQDDITMFRFKLPAILWDSRLNTKKGHQNLDHNVDEDGESSSDVQIIDTPCELSKSSNTSHQIEPYISPYVLPAKVTSTNTQELMFVLCTYIMGIDNDKYLKKHWIQSTKPYPISLSLQKLKDILDVNKPMDTDCFNMAVRMIACNDSLFLLEDKYHYMDLQFCVSSSN, from the exons ATGGGACAACAAATAACGGATCGCCGAGACCTTTATACTACA TTAAAAGGTCTAGAAAGACAGATTAAACTTGCAGCAAAACATAAAGAGCTTTACCAAGGCAAGTGGTCGAACCTTGATGTTGCATCATGGCCAGTTATAGAGAAGATCACAACACAAATGCAAACCGATGG GGTATCTTGCGGGCTATGGATGATAAACTATATGGAATACTGGACAGGATCCTCCCTATCTGATAACGTAACTCAG GATGATATAACAATGTTTAGGTTTAAGCTACCTGCAATATTATGGGACTCGAGATTAAACACAAAGAAAGGACATCAAAATCTTGACCACAATGTGGATGaagatggagagagttcaagtgaTGTTCAAATAATCGATACTCCATGTGAGTTATCTAAATCGTCAAATACATCACATCAGATTGAACCATATATATCTCCATATGTTCTGCCTGCTAAAGTAACATCAACAAACACGCAAGAACTGATGTTTGTATTATGCACATATATCATGGGGATAGACAACGACAAATATTTAAA GAAACATTGGATTCAGAGCACTAAACCTTATCCAATTTCTTTAAGTCTTCAAAAACTTAAAGATATATTGGATGTAAATAAGCCGATGGATACAGATTGTTTTAACATGGCTGTTCGGATGATCGCATGCAATGATTCCTTGTTCTTGTTGGAAGACAAATACCACTACATGGATCTACAGTTCTGTGTAAGTTCAAGTAATTAG
- the LOC103641570 gene encoding tRNA-specific adenosine deaminase TAD1: MSCFDKITRWSVVGIQGALLSHILEPLYLSTITIGQLPDGTPERFSIKNNIKKALDARLSSLPTELPPPFKMQKPKVFEAPVPPTEFQQIPGDVRLLTCGYSICWNKSGLHEVVLGTTGRKQGTSSKAAHLPSTESLLCKKRLLEAFVSLEHPLVGQLKCEELSYRALKDTAHEYHHALELLRKAPFFGCWRAKPTFVDSFAVSR, translated from the exons ATGAGCTGTTTTGACAAAATCACCCGCTGGAGCGTTGTAGGAATTCAAG GTGCATTGCTGTCACATATACTGGAACCCTTGTATTTGTCCACCATTACTATTGGACAATTACCTGATGGTACTCCTGAACGGTTCTCTATTAAAAATAATATCAAGAAGGCCCTGGATGCTCGTCTGTCCTCTCTACCCACCGAATTGCCACCTCCTTTCAAAATGCAGAAG CCAAAGGTTTTTGAGGCGCCTGTACCACCAACAGAGTTTCAACAGATTCCTGGAGACGTACGCCTCTTGACATGCGG GTACTCGATTTGTTGGAATAAATCCGGTTTGCATGAAGTTGTCTTAGGTACAACTGGTAGGAAACAAGGAACCTCATCAAAGGCAGCGCACTTACCCTCCACCGAGTCACTGCTCTGCAA GAAAAGACTACTAGAAGCATTTGTGTCTCTTGAGCATCCTTTGGTGGGGCAACTAAAATGCGAGGAGCTATCTTACCGGGCACTTAAG GATACGGCTCATGAATACCATCACGCGCTTGAGCTCCTCAGGAAGGCCCCATTTTTTGGCTGCTGGCGAGCTAAGCCTACATTTGTTGATTCGTTTGCAGTTTCACGGTGA